A stretch of the Paucidesulfovibrio longus DSM 6739 genome encodes the following:
- the rfbF gene encoding glucose-1-phosphate cytidylyltransferase, with product MQAVILCGGLGTRLREETEFRPKPMVNIGSKPILWHIMKIYATQGITEFVLCLGYKGEMIKNYFCHYELMNNDVTLELGRPDQLCIHQKHSEAGWKITLADTGPKTLKGGRLKRIEKYIDGDTFMVTYGDGVADVDLKALLAFHKSHGKMATVTGISPKSQFGILNTDDAQVKSFMEKPDQVSTDLVSGGFFVFDRRLFSYLSEDEDCDFEYGPLEQIAREGELMVYRHDGYWSCMDTLRDTEHLNDLWNRGAAPWKIW from the coding sequence ATGCAGGCTGTCATTCTTTGCGGTGGCCTCGGCACTCGTCTGCGCGAGGAGACCGAATTTCGCCCCAAGCCCATGGTCAACATCGGGAGCAAGCCCATCCTCTGGCACATCATGAAGATATACGCCACCCAGGGGATCACCGAATTCGTCCTGTGCCTCGGCTACAAGGGCGAGATGATCAAGAACTACTTCTGCCACTACGAGCTGATGAACAACGACGTCACGCTCGAACTCGGCAGGCCGGACCAGCTCTGCATCCACCAGAAGCACTCCGAGGCAGGCTGGAAGATCACCCTCGCGGACACCGGCCCCAAGACCCTCAAGGGCGGCCGCCTCAAGCGCATCGAAAAATACATCGACGGCGACACGTTCATGGTCACCTACGGCGACGGCGTGGCCGACGTGGACCTCAAGGCCCTGCTCGCCTTCCACAAAAGCCACGGCAAAATGGCCACGGTCACCGGCATCTCGCCCAAATCCCAGTTCGGCATCCTGAACACCGACGACGCCCAGGTCAAATCGTTCATGGAAAAACCTGATCAGGTCAGCACCGACCTGGTCAGCGGCGGCTTTTTCGTCTTCGACAGGCGGCTGTTCTCCTATCTCAGCGAAGATGAGGACTGCGACTTCGAATACGGTCCACTGGAACAGATCGCCAGAGAAGGCGAGCTCATGGTCTACCGCCACGACGGCTACTGGTCCTGCATGGACACCCTGCGCGACACCGAGCACCTGAACGACCTCTGGAACCGGGGCGCGGCCCCCTGGAAGATCTGGTAA
- the rfbG gene encoding CDP-glucose 4,6-dehydratase has translation MRRAGLFGNAYDGTRVFLTGNTGFKGSWLHLWLEALGAKVTGFSLAPPSEPFHFPLLDLEGSTVTGDIRDRAQLARAMAEARPDIVFHLAAQPLVRRSYAQAPETFETNVMGTVNLFEACRATPSVRAVVNITSDKCYEQLESPRGYVESDPMGGHDPYSCSKGCAELVTASYRRSFFAPAQPPVLLSSVRAGNVIGGGDWGEDRLIPDMMRAAAQSRECIIRSPLSVRPWQHVLEPLCGYLMLGRRLLNGESVFADGWNFGPANNSFLTVAEVAEAVAAHWPAARHRASPPSNAPHEAAMLRLDTRKAQEELDWIPLWDTRRGIRETARWYKAYYEDGEVLTRQQLETYVNEARHANRAWTGNAE, from the coding sequence ATGCGCCGGGCCGGGCTTTTCGGCAACGCCTATGACGGAACCCGTGTTTTTCTCACCGGAAACACGGGCTTCAAGGGCTCCTGGCTCCATCTCTGGCTGGAAGCGCTGGGAGCCAAGGTCACGGGCTTTTCCCTGGCCCCGCCCTCGGAGCCGTTCCACTTCCCTCTGCTCGACCTCGAAGGCTCCACCGTCACGGGCGACATCCGCGACCGCGCGCAGCTCGCCCGCGCCATGGCCGAGGCCAGGCCGGACATCGTCTTCCATCTGGCCGCCCAGCCCCTGGTCCGGCGCTCCTACGCCCAAGCGCCGGAGACGTTCGAAACCAACGTCATGGGCACGGTCAACCTCTTCGAGGCCTGCCGCGCAACGCCATCCGTCCGGGCCGTCGTGAACATCACCAGCGACAAGTGCTACGAACAGCTGGAATCGCCGCGCGGCTACGTCGAATCCGATCCCATGGGCGGCCACGATCCCTATTCCTGCTCCAAGGGATGCGCCGAGCTGGTCACCGCGTCCTACCGCCGATCGTTCTTCGCGCCCGCGCAGCCGCCCGTGCTGCTGAGCTCGGTCCGGGCGGGCAACGTCATCGGCGGCGGGGACTGGGGCGAGGACCGACTCATCCCGGACATGATGCGGGCCGCAGCGCAAAGCCGCGAATGCATCATCCGCAGCCCCCTTTCCGTGCGTCCCTGGCAGCACGTCCTGGAGCCGCTCTGCGGATACCTCATGCTGGGCCGACGCCTGCTGAACGGAGAATCGGTCTTTGCCGACGGCTGGAACTTCGGCCCGGCGAACAACTCCTTCCTGACCGTGGCGGAAGTGGCCGAAGCTGTTGCAGCTCATTGGCCCGCCGCTCGCCACCGCGCATCCCCCCCGTCCAACGCTCCCCACGAAGCCGCCATGCTCCGGCTGGACACCCGGAAGGCCCAGGAGGAACTGGACTGGATTCCCCTTTGGGACACCAGGCGGGGAATCCGGGAGACCGCCCGCTGGTACAAGGCGTATTATGAAGACGGCGAGGTGCTCACGCGGCAGCAGCTCGAAACGTACGTCAACGAGGCACGGCATGCGAACCGGGCCTGGACGGGGAACGCGGAATGA
- the rfbC gene encoding dTDP-4-dehydrorhamnose 3,5-epimerase: MIFEPTPLQGAFVIIPEPFRDERGGFVRAFCSRELEEIGFCERIAQINQSYTTSKGTVRGLHFQHPPHGETKFVRCLRGAAFDVIVDIRAGSPTFLQWFARTLTPENMQTMFIPQGFAHGFQALEADTELLYLHSTHYAPGHEGGLRHDDPALRIRWPLPVTVLSDRDRNHPEITEDFSGVQL; this comes from the coding sequence ATGATCTTCGAGCCGACCCCGCTCCAGGGCGCATTCGTGATCATCCCCGAACCCTTCCGCGACGAGCGCGGCGGGTTTGTCCGGGCCTTCTGCTCCCGCGAGCTGGAAGAGATCGGCTTTTGCGAACGCATCGCGCAGATCAACCAGTCCTACACCACCAGCAAGGGAACGGTACGCGGGCTGCACTTCCAGCATCCGCCGCACGGCGAGACGAAATTCGTCCGCTGCCTGCGCGGGGCCGCCTTCGACGTCATCGTGGACATCCGCGCCGGCTCGCCCACCTTTCTGCAATGGTTCGCGCGCACCCTGACGCCGGAAAACATGCAGACCATGTTCATCCCGCAGGGGTTCGCCCACGGATTTCAAGCCCTTGAAGCCGACACCGAGCTGCTCTATCTCCATTCGACCCATTATGCGCCGGGCCACGAGGGCGGGCTGCGCCACGACGACCCGGCCCTGCGCATCCGCTGGCCGCTTCCCGTGACCGTCCTCTCGGACCGGGATCGCAACCATCCTGAAATCACGGAAGACTTCTCCGGAGTCCAGTTATGA
- a CDS encoding class I SAM-dependent methyltransferase, protein MNCRFCNTPLSHQFIDLVGSPPSNSFLSSEQLNEPETYYPLKLFVCRECHLVQIDEYKKSDDIFSSEYIYYSSYSTSWLRHAEQYVEMIARRLDLGPQSLVMEIASNDGYLLQYVAARGIPCLGVEPAVETSEVARSKGIEVLNEFFGKTLAARLSGQGRQADLIVGNNVLAHVPDINDFVAGLAEALKPGGTVTMEFPHLMRLVSENQFDTIYHEHFSYLSFHTVQRIFAAHGLKVYDVEELPTHGGSLRVYAGHAENAAQPVGPGVSQMLESERAAGMMEMDYYEGFQAKADKVKHDLLEFLIDARRCGKKVAAYGAAAKGNTLLNYCGVKTDLVSFVVDRSPHKQGKFLPGCHIPVVGEDVLQTEQPDIVLILPWNIKDEIIEQLAYCKKWAAQYAIAIPSLRSGKI, encoded by the coding sequence ATGAATTGCCGCTTCTGCAACACGCCGCTCTCGCACCAGTTCATCGACCTTGTCGGCTCGCCGCCGTCCAACTCGTTTCTCTCCTCCGAGCAGCTGAACGAGCCGGAAACGTACTACCCGCTGAAGCTCTTCGTCTGCCGCGAGTGCCATCTGGTGCAGATCGACGAATACAAGAAGTCGGACGACATCTTCAGTTCCGAATACATCTATTATTCCTCGTACTCCACATCCTGGCTCAGGCACGCCGAGCAGTACGTCGAAATGATCGCCCGGCGTCTGGACCTCGGGCCGCAAAGCCTGGTCATGGAAATCGCATCCAACGACGGGTATCTGCTCCAGTACGTCGCGGCCAGGGGCATTCCCTGCCTCGGCGTCGAGCCCGCGGTGGAGACTTCCGAGGTAGCCCGGAGCAAGGGCATCGAGGTGCTCAACGAGTTTTTCGGCAAGACGCTGGCCGCCCGCCTTTCCGGCCAGGGACGGCAGGCCGACCTCATCGTGGGCAACAACGTCCTGGCCCACGTGCCCGACATCAACGACTTCGTGGCCGGATTGGCCGAAGCCCTCAAGCCCGGCGGCACCGTGACCATGGAGTTCCCGCACCTGATGCGGCTGGTGTCCGAAAACCAGTTCGACACCATCTACCACGAACACTTTTCCTACCTCTCCTTCCACACGGTGCAGCGCATCTTCGCCGCGCACGGGCTGAAGGTCTACGACGTGGAGGAGCTGCCCACCCACGGCGGTTCGCTGCGGGTCTACGCGGGCCATGCCGAAAACGCGGCCCAGCCCGTCGGGCCGGGCGTATCCCAAATGCTTGAGAGCGAACGCGCCGCCGGAATGATGGAGATGGACTACTACGAAGGCTTCCAGGCCAAGGCCGACAAGGTCAAGCACGACCTGCTGGAGTTCCTGATCGACGCGCGGCGCTGCGGCAAGAAGGTCGCGGCCTATGGCGCCGCGGCCAAGGGCAACACCCTGCTGAACTACTGCGGCGTGAAGACCGACCTCGTCTCCTTCGTTGTCGACCGCTCGCCCCACAAGCAGGGGAAGTTCCTGCCCGGCTGCCACATCCCGGTGGTCGGCGAGGACGTCCTGCAGACGGAACAGCCCGACATCGTGCTCATCCTGCCCTGGAACATCAAAGACGAGATCATCGAACAACTGGCCTACTGCAAGAAGTGGGCGGCGCAATACGCCATTGCGATTCCGTCCTTGCGAAGCGGAAAAATATAG
- a CDS encoding cephalosporin hydroxylase family protein: MDPIREFEKTREQLVADQGDNALLKDHAAHFACESMRSKYTYNFSWMGRPIIQYPQDMIAMQEIIWNVQPDIIIETGIAHGGSLVYYASLLELIGGPGYVLGVDIDIRAHNEDAIKKHPMCKRIKMIQGSSVDQQIVEQVLEHAQGKKRVLVALDSNHTHEHVAKELQLYSPLVTKGSYLVVFDTAVEFAPDELNDDRPWSVGNNPMTAVREFLKTTPRFEIDATFDNKLLISMAPNGYLRCIAD; this comes from the coding sequence ATGGACCCCATACGCGAATTCGAAAAGACCAGGGAACAACTCGTCGCCGACCAGGGCGACAACGCTTTGCTGAAGGATCATGCCGCACACTTCGCCTGCGAGTCCATGAGAAGCAAATACACCTACAACTTCAGCTGGATGGGCCGCCCGATCATTCAGTATCCGCAAGACATGATTGCGATGCAGGAGATCATCTGGAACGTTCAGCCGGACATCATCATTGAAACCGGCATCGCGCATGGCGGCTCCCTGGTGTATTACGCCTCCCTGCTGGAGCTGATCGGAGGTCCGGGGTACGTCCTCGGCGTCGACATCGACATTCGCGCCCACAATGAAGACGCCATCAAAAAGCATCCCATGTGCAAACGAATCAAGATGATCCAGGGGTCATCCGTGGATCAGCAGATCGTCGAGCAGGTACTGGAACATGCGCAAGGAAAGAAGCGCGTGCTGGTGGCCCTGGATTCCAACCATACACACGAGCATGTGGCGAAAGAACTGCAACTCTACTCGCCGCTTGTGACCAAAGGCAGCTATCTGGTCGTGTTTGACACCGCTGTCGAGTTTGCGCCTGACGAACTGAACGACGACAGGCCCTGGAGCGTCGGGAACAATCCGATGACCGCAGTTCGAGAGTTCCTCAAAACGACCCCGCGCTTTGAAATCGATGCAACCTTCGACAACAAGCTGTTGATCAGCATGGCGCCCAACGGCTACCTGCGTTGCATCGCGGACTGA
- a CDS encoding TylF/MycF/NovP-related O-methyltransferase: protein MHSFFKALIRPMKYIPCLRGVRDKLIDRELIFTRGKVTFNENDLILVHRNPHFMENERFIEAYDKGRRYDPNYPPIHWRLHTICWAAKQGLALQGDFIEFGVNNGFFAETLVQYTNFSQYDRKLYLVDTFEGMQGELLSNRELSLTDFDKGNYNHDTHDWYPQVRKRFEPYPNVEVVKGAVPGILASLEHIERLAYVSIDMNCTVPEIAAAEFCWDRMPTGAVIVLDDYGFTKHTEQRDAFDAFTKEKGIEVMLLATGQGIIVKP from the coding sequence TTGCATTCTTTCTTCAAAGCCCTCATCAGGCCGATGAAATACATCCCCTGCCTGCGCGGCGTTCGCGACAAGCTGATCGACCGTGAATTGATCTTCACGCGGGGCAAGGTGACCTTCAATGAAAACGACCTGATCCTTGTTCATCGCAACCCCCATTTCATGGAGAACGAACGATTCATCGAAGCCTATGACAAGGGGCGGCGCTATGATCCGAACTACCCTCCGATCCACTGGAGACTGCATACGATCTGCTGGGCCGCGAAACAGGGGTTGGCCCTCCAGGGAGATTTCATCGAGTTCGGCGTTAACAACGGCTTCTTCGCCGAAACCCTCGTGCAATACACGAACTTCAGCCAATATGACCGCAAGCTCTACCTCGTGGACACCTTCGAAGGGATGCAGGGCGAGCTTCTCTCCAACCGAGAGCTGAGCCTGACGGACTTCGACAAGGGCAACTACAACCACGACACCCACGACTGGTATCCGCAAGTCAGGAAACGCTTCGAGCCCTACCCCAACGTTGAGGTCGTGAAGGGGGCCGTCCCCGGCATTCTGGCTTCGCTGGAACATATCGAACGCCTCGCTTACGTTTCCATCGACATGAATTGCACGGTCCCTGAAATCGCCGCGGCCGAATTCTGCTGGGACAGAATGCCCACAGGAGCTGTGATCGTTTTGGACGACTACGGCTTCACCAAGCATACGGAACAGCGCGACGCGTTCGATGCTTTCACGAAGGAAAAGGGGATCGAAGTCATGCTTCTGGCGACAGGGCAAGGCATCATCGTCAAACCGTAA
- a CDS encoding NAD-dependent epimerase/dehydratase family protein, producing MEFLVTGASGFVARHLIPHLLNCGHKVVATSRTGNSFINSLSGSNLTFVPYDLSDEGKGLFDLFHRPDHLIHLAWEGLPNYMESFHVEDNLPRHLRFVQTLLDEGLRAMTVAGTCLEYGMKSGCLAESMAAEPTVPYAQAKDMLRRELERRTEKYGASLRWLRFFYLYGPGQSPRSLLPQLEAAVRRGDATFPMSPGDQVRDFLHIHEAAGQIAAIALQNEVTGVINCCSGSPTSVLDFVSRHIKANGWEITPELGVYPYADYEPKEFWGDTVKLRSAFERS from the coding sequence ATGGAATTTCTCGTAACCGGGGCAAGCGGCTTCGTCGCCCGTCACCTCATTCCGCATTTGCTGAACTGCGGGCACAAGGTGGTGGCCACTTCCCGCACCGGGAACAGTTTCATCAATTCCCTGTCCGGAAGCAACCTGACCTTCGTTCCGTATGACCTGTCCGACGAAGGCAAGGGCCTCTTCGATCTGTTTCACCGACCGGATCACCTCATCCATCTGGCCTGGGAAGGACTTCCCAATTACATGGAGTCCTTTCACGTGGAGGACAACCTCCCCCGCCACCTTCGATTCGTCCAAACCCTGCTCGACGAAGGCCTCCGGGCCATGACCGTGGCCGGAACCTGCCTGGAGTACGGCATGAAATCCGGCTGTCTGGCCGAAAGCATGGCTGCCGAGCCCACCGTGCCCTATGCCCAGGCCAAGGACATGCTCCGCCGGGAACTGGAGCGGCGCACAGAGAAATACGGCGCATCCCTGCGCTGGCTTCGCTTCTTCTACCTCTATGGACCGGGGCAATCGCCCAGGAGCCTTCTCCCCCAGCTGGAGGCCGCTGTGCGTCGCGGCGATGCGACTTTTCCCATGTCCCCCGGCGACCAGGTTCGGGATTTCCTGCACATCCATGAGGCGGCCGGACAGATCGCCGCGATAGCCCTTCAGAACGAAGTGACCGGGGTCATCAATTGCTGCAGCGGCAGTCCGACGTCCGTGCTCGATTTCGTGTCCCGGCACATCAAGGCCAATGGATGGGAGATCACCCCCGAGCTGGGAGTCTATCCCTATGCCGACTACGAGCCCAAAGAATTCTGGGGCGACACGGTGAAACTTCGTTCTGCTTTCGAGCGTTCCTGA
- a CDS encoding glycosyltransferase family 2 protein yields the protein MTQPRVPKISLGLPVYNSKNTIRNALDALLGQTFTDFELIISDNCSDDGTFEICREYAERDPRIRLYRNESNLGITENFRIVCRKARGEYFHWVAGDDSWAKEYLGTLSGMLDSSPRASLAAALLHREYEDGSTLPTIRYEGKDNPEKLPRFLIAARCISSRTKIRDKKYGLFVCSLMRTKYLQENIDFMPLQLGERPLIAFLALCGPILVLNTELMIKRLHRNPFCVRNPDDAYSTIDFHHSLLDKLKMTFAFLWKTRSISPLTKIIHLPLLAGTLLTERKVRKAIKLRLKSEENPNVDE from the coding sequence ATGACCCAGCCTCGCGTCCCCAAGATTTCGCTTGGATTGCCGGTATACAATTCCAAAAATACGATCAGAAACGCGCTCGACGCGTTGCTCGGACAGACGTTTACCGATTTCGAGCTGATCATCTCGGACAACTGTTCCGACGACGGCACATTCGAAATCTGCCGGGAATACGCGGAGCGCGACCCGCGAATCCGGCTCTACCGCAATGAATCCAATCTCGGAATAACGGAGAATTTCAGAATCGTCTGCAGAAAAGCCCGTGGGGAATACTTTCATTGGGTGGCCGGAGACGATTCCTGGGCAAAGGAATATCTGGGCACCCTTTCCGGAATGCTCGATTCCTCTCCGCGCGCCTCTCTGGCCGCCGCGCTGCTGCACCGCGAATATGAAGACGGGTCTACCCTTCCGACAATCCGATACGAAGGGAAGGACAATCCCGAAAAATTGCCTCGTTTCCTGATCGCCGCAAGATGCATCAGCAGCAGAACGAAAATTCGCGACAAAAAATACGGTCTCTTCGTATGCAGCCTGATGCGGACGAAATATCTGCAAGAAAATATTGACTTCATGCCCCTACAGCTTGGAGAACGCCCCCTTATCGCCTTCCTTGCCCTGTGCGGCCCGATACTCGTGCTCAACACGGAACTCATGATCAAGCGGCTGCATCGAAACCCGTTCTGCGTGCGAAATCCCGACGACGCCTACAGCACAATCGACTTCCACCACTCGCTGCTGGACAAGCTCAAGATGACTTTCGCCTTCCTGTGGAAGACCCGGTCCATCTCTCCCCTGACCAAAATCATCCACCTGCCCCTGCTTGCGGGCACGCTTTTGACCGAGAGAAAAGTGAGAAAAGCCATCAAGCTGCGCCTGAAATCCGAGGAAAATCCAAACGTCGATGAGTAA
- a CDS encoding LbetaH domain-containing protein yields MIIEIPKTELFDLVARQLGSLFLFHSEERVLLEQGVESALKRCEHCFAHESSRYYRRGGEVYFNPFQSSQYAIFLYYLSNSIFRLRESVGTLADRVYYLNKALNGFDLFYEVEMPDVFFLDHPVGSVIGRGRFGNFFRFSQNCTVGNNKGIYPVIGVNVTMMSGAKILGDCRIGDHVVLGANAYVKDAVIPDCSIVFGSSPNLTIKTREKSYFTADLPPQYR; encoded by the coding sequence ATGATAATTGAAATTCCAAAGACGGAACTTTTTGATCTGGTGGCCCGGCAGTTGGGCAGCCTTTTTCTCTTTCATTCCGAAGAAAGGGTGCTTCTGGAGCAGGGGGTCGAATCGGCGCTCAAACGCTGCGAGCACTGTTTTGCGCACGAATCGTCGCGGTATTATCGGCGTGGGGGCGAAGTCTACTTCAACCCGTTCCAGTCCAGCCAGTACGCCATTTTCCTGTACTATCTCTCGAATTCGATCTTCCGCCTGCGCGAATCCGTCGGCACCCTGGCCGACAGGGTCTATTACCTGAACAAGGCGCTCAACGGGTTCGATCTCTTTTACGAAGTCGAAATGCCGGACGTTTTCTTTCTGGACCATCCGGTGGGCAGCGTCATCGGGCGGGGCCGCTTCGGGAATTTCTTCCGCTTTTCGCAGAACTGCACCGTGGGCAACAACAAGGGCATCTACCCCGTGATCGGCGTCAACGTGACCATGATGTCCGGGGCCAAGATCCTCGGCGACTGCCGCATCGGCGACCACGTGGTTCTTGGGGCCAACGCCTATGTGAAGGACGCGGTGATTCCCGACTGCTCCATCGTGTTCGGAAGTTCGCCGAACCTGACCATCAAGACCCGCGAAAAATCCTACTTCACAGCGGATCTGCCGCCCCAATACCGCTAG
- a CDS encoding dihydrodipicolinate synthase family protein: MSQPRRIEGVIPVLSTPFTATGDVDEAGLRRLVDFLATKDIGGLWVLGTGSEDMNLSYEKRLQVARIVTEQNAGRLPLVVGTGFFAMEDILRFAKDIEGLDFEYYHVMPYHTLLSFERLGWFYRHIADNVSKPLWMYTSANWSKPFTPEFVAGMKGYPNIAGVKYSTKDAVNILKVSALQDEGFQVITAVASQFAACLGMGVKGHTSSLGSAVPEAMINVYKAFREQGFEAALKEQQRLSSFLSEWPKGGKSNNFLQAAEEKAILELRGICKRYTSSYYAEMDDAGVAALKAAMEKYGYSLES; the protein is encoded by the coding sequence ATGAGTCAGCCGCGTCGCATCGAAGGCGTCATTCCTGTCCTGTCCACCCCGTTCACCGCAACCGGCGACGTGGACGAAGCCGGCCTGCGCCGTCTTGTGGATTTTCTGGCCACCAAGGACATCGGCGGGCTGTGGGTGCTCGGCACCGGCAGCGAGGACATGAACCTGTCCTATGAAAAACGCCTCCAGGTCGCCCGGATCGTGACGGAGCAGAACGCCGGACGCCTGCCGCTGGTGGTCGGGACCGGATTCTTCGCCATGGAGGACATCCTCCGCTTCGCCAAGGACATCGAAGGGCTGGATTTCGAGTATTACCACGTGATGCCCTACCACACGCTGCTCTCCTTCGAACGTCTGGGCTGGTTTTACCGGCACATCGCGGACAACGTCTCGAAGCCGCTCTGGATGTACACCAGCGCCAACTGGTCCAAGCCGTTCACCCCGGAATTCGTGGCCGGCATGAAGGGCTATCCGAACATCGCCGGAGTGAAGTATTCCACCAAGGACGCCGTGAACATCCTCAAGGTTTCGGCCTTGCAGGATGAGGGCTTCCAGGTCATCACGGCCGTTGCCAGCCAGTTCGCCGCCTGCCTGGGCATGGGCGTCAAGGGGCACACCTCCAGCCTCGGTTCGGCGGTGCCCGAAGCCATGATCAACGTCTACAAGGCGTTCAGGGAGCAGGGATTCGAAGCCGCGCTCAAGGAACAGCAACGGCTCAGCTCGTTTCTTTCCGAATGGCCCAAGGGCGGAAAGTCCAACAACTTTCTCCAGGCCGCGGAAGAAAAGGCCATCCTGGAATTGCGGGGCATCTGCAAGCGGTACACGAGTTCCTATTACGCGGAGATGGACGACGCAGGCGTTGCCGCGTTGAAGGCGGCCATGGAGAAGTACGGGTATTCGCTGGAAAGTTAG
- a CDS encoding acylneuraminate cytidylyltransferase family protein: MNRPRVLGVIPARGGSKRLPRKNIMMLAGKPLIAWTIEAAARARTLTDWLVTTEDDEILEVARKWGAPVPFKRPDELAGDKVRNIDTVMHAMEFMERATGKPYDIMVLLQPTCPIRDPEHIDEAVTRLWESDLDTAVSVKGPYKKRDPILKAVRDGVLEDYHPIADPAEVEPFYMYNASIYAMKRPWFVRERKHISPRQVPIFMDEYHSTDIDTEADFLKAEAYIEHLRKKGSE, from the coding sequence ATGAACCGACCGCGCGTGCTTGGAGTCATTCCCGCCCGGGGAGGCTCCAAACGGTTGCCCCGAAAGAACATCATGATGCTGGCCGGCAAGCCGCTCATCGCCTGGACCATCGAGGCGGCCGCCAGGGCGCGGACCCTGACGGACTGGCTGGTGACCACCGAGGACGACGAGATCCTGGAGGTGGCCCGCAAGTGGGGTGCGCCCGTGCCCTTCAAGCGTCCGGACGAACTTGCGGGCGACAAGGTCCGCAACATCGACACCGTGATGCATGCCATGGAGTTCATGGAGCGCGCCACGGGCAAGCCGTACGACATCATGGTCCTGCTCCAGCCCACCTGTCCCATCCGCGATCCGGAGCACATCGACGAGGCCGTGACGCGGCTGTGGGAGTCCGATCTGGACACGGCGGTCAGCGTCAAGGGGCCTTACAAGAAGCGCGATCCCATCCTCAAGGCCGTGCGGGACGGCGTTTTGGAGGACTACCATCCCATCGCCGATCCGGCAGAGGTGGAACCGTTCTACATGTACAACGCATCCATTTACGCCATGAAACGGCCGTGGTTCGTGCGCGAGCGCAAGCACATTTCTCCGCGCCAGGTGCCGATCTTCATGGATGAATACCACTCCACGGACATCGACACCGAGGCCGATTTCCTCAAGGCCGAGGCCTACATCGAACATCTGAGAAAAAAGGGAAGCGAGTAA
- the pseI gene encoding pseudaminic acid synthase: MPMLKDRCAKSTYVIAEMSANHLQSYERAERIVHEMAKAGADAIKLQTYTADKLTLPADNEYFRIKGTVWNGETLHGLYQKSYMPWEWHEKLAAIAGDYGLDCFSTPIDESGVDFLEQMNVPCFKVASFELVDLILLKKIAATGKPVIMSTGMASLGEIEEAVRTLRANGTPEIALLKCVSAYPAPVEETNLLTIPHLAETFDCIAGLSDHSLGPVAPIAAVAIGAQIIEKHFTLCRADGGSDASFSLEPEEFRSMVEAIRVTEKALGRVCYELTDNQRASVAFRRSLFVSADIKAGEPFTRDNVRSVRPADGLHTRHYEAVLGRKASRDLKMGTPLAWDHLAAGE; the protein is encoded by the coding sequence ATGCCGATGCTTAAAGATCGTTGCGCAAAGTCCACGTATGTCATCGCCGAGATGTCGGCCAACCACCTCCAGTCGTATGAGCGGGCGGAGCGGATCGTCCATGAAATGGCCAAGGCCGGGGCCGACGCCATCAAGCTCCAGACCTATACGGCCGACAAGCTCACTCTCCCGGCGGACAACGAATATTTCCGCATCAAGGGCACGGTCTGGAACGGCGAGACCCTGCACGGCCTCTACCAGAAGAGCTACATGCCCTGGGAGTGGCATGAAAAGCTGGCCGCCATTGCCGGGGATTACGGGCTGGACTGCTTTTCCACGCCCATCGACGAAAGCGGCGTGGATTTTCTCGAACAGATGAACGTGCCCTGCTTCAAGGTCGCCTCCTTCGAATTGGTGGATCTGATCCTGCTGAAGAAAATCGCGGCCACGGGAAAGCCGGTGATCATGTCCACGGGCATGGCCTCCCTGGGTGAGATCGAAGAGGCGGTGCGGACCCTGCGCGCGAACGGAACCCCGGAAATCGCCCTTCTCAAGTGCGTCAGCGCCTATCCGGCTCCCGTGGAGGAAACAAACCTGCTGACCATCCCGCATCTGGCCGAGACCTTCGATTGCATCGCCGGTCTTTCCGACCATTCGCTCGGCCCCGTGGCCCCGATAGCCGCCGTGGCCATCGGCGCGCAAATCATCGAAAAGCATTTCACCCTCTGCCGGGCGGACGGCGGCTCCGACGCCTCGTTCTCGCTGGAGCCGGAGGAGTTCCGGTCCATGGTCGAGGCGATCCGCGTCACGGAAAAGGCTCTGGGCCGCGTCTGCTACGAGCTTACCGACAACCAGCGGGCCAGCGTGGCCTTTCGGCGCTCCCTGTTCGTCAGCGCGGACATCAAGGCAGGCGAGCCGTTCACGAGGGACAACGTGCGGTCCGTCCGGCCCGCCGATGGGCTGCACACCCGGCACTACGAGGCCGTTCTTGGCAGGAAGGCGAGCCGCGACCTGAAAATGGGAACGCCGCTGGCCTGGGACCATCTGGCAGCGGGCGAGTGA